The Venturia canescens isolate UGA chromosome 10, ASM1945775v1, whole genome shotgun sequence genome segment CAACGCTACGAATATTACATTTAAAACTGCAGAGTGGACTTTGGTTGCTCTACTTATTATCAAACTGTAAGtccttcgtttttcttcttgaaatttattacgGTTCATTTCAAAaggggaaatttttccacatcgttgttcgtctgatcgaaataaaaatgaatcggTTCATTTTTGCCATCATTTTGCATCGGCGGCTGATTCACTTTTATCCCGATCATGCCCGCTATTATGAGAAGAGTTGACGTTGTCTTCTCTGAATCACAGAGTAGCGTGTAATtctgcttttttatttttttttttcgaatcttgTGACGCGCAACGATTCGGAAATCCTTCGTGTTCCGTCTATAAAAATggtattttctctctctctctctctctctctctctatagaCTGGGATTGATGGACCAACGGATCAAATATTTAATTGGCAATAAACGAGCAGAGATGTATATTTCGATGATTCTCATGTCTTACAAGCTTGATTCTGATTACCTCGATAACGTGATCAATGCTTGGACAAGTACCGAGGATTCGAGTTGAACGGACGGAATAGTAAGCTGCTTTGatatgtaaaaatgaaaataaaaaataataataataaaaacaaaaaaaaacaaacaaacaaaaataaaataaaagtggaTTGCCGTTCAACGTGTCAACCATCAGAAAtcgatctcatatttttcattcattaacGAAGCGTCACGATCGCGACTCGTCACCGAATTCAAGTGCTGGTTCCTTGGGTCCCGATGTTGGTAACGCCTTTGAGAGGAGAATTCGGAGAATCGAGGCCGAGCCGTTCGTGCTGAAGCGGGGACGACGAAGCATCTTCCTTTCCtcgatttccaattttctcaTTCAGTGCTTGATACAAACTGTGTACCGCCTCGTTGTGCTATTTATTATTTCGGGAGATaggggagggaaaaaaaatgcatcagTCAACAAGGTCGTTATGAAATTGTAGTAGTTTTCGCGATATGAGAATGAAGAAGATGATTAATTACCTGACTGGTCGGTTGAAGAGCCTTGACCAACGAGTGAAGTCTCGCTGGTGGTAATTTTGGATAAATATACCATAGCAATTTGAGAAGGTGCCGAGTCACGTTGTCACGTCCGAGGCCAGCgaggaaaaattcatcgaagatCACCGTGCAAAATGATTCGTTGGAAAATTCGTCAGCCATATTGAGAATCAATAGCGATACCTATGGATGATGGCAATTAACGGGataattcattaaaatcgaTTGGGACGACAAGGTTTACGGTAATGACGATGATAATATACTAACAAGAGTGTGGAGAAAAGGATCCTCGAATGCTCGTTGTGCCTGGCAATTGGGAAGCGTGGCGAGAACTCTCATGAGTCCGCGAGCATCGCCGCGCGCCTTTCCACTCTGATTGCTGTGAATTCCACCTCCGGTGGCTGCTCCGGCGGCTGCTGCGCTCACACCGCCCGCAACTCCGCCGACGTGAAGGGAATAATACATGGAGAGAACCGCGGCGACACCCGAAAGTTGTGAGTAAGCCTGACAAGCGTCAGGAGGAGGTCCCGAGTGCTCGATTATCGCGATTGCGCTAGCTCTCTCGTCCGGCGGTAACTTACTGTTCAATTGTCTTATCTGATCATCCACCATTAGCGACATGAGAGCCGGTAAAAATTTTGTCACTATTTGAGCGTCTAATTTTGGTTCCTTAAAGTCCTGCGACTCTATCATCTGCCAAGCGGACAGACCCAATGCCAACATTCTCAATAACAATATCAATACGGGATTGTCTCGCGGCATCGATTCACCGTTTATCAAATGGAGGGCTATTTTTACTGCGCTACTCGCAAGGAAGTTTACCGCATACGGATCGCACAGGGTCATACTAAGATCACCCAAAACTTGCTCTTGGCCGCGCtgtaacattgaaaaataaggcACGTTCTTTTAGCGCGTTTCAAATTGATTGGAGTACGCGCAAGCGAGTAACTCGTTGGGTGaaagagaattaaaaaaaaaaaatttcactcttTTTCCCTTCATACCCGTATACTGTCGAGAAAACCCTGCAATTCCCGTGATCTTTTGACGTCAACGTTTTTCTCTCGTATACAAGCGTCCAAACACCAGGTAAATTTGTGACAAGGATCCACCGAGATTATGTCCTGAATCTCGAGGTCGTGAAGAGCCATGAGAAGCTCTGCCCTCAGAGTGCaataatgaatgttttttgttctcaGAAAGAGGGTTCTCAGAAATTGAAGCACCATGTCGTACAATTTTACGCTGTGACCTATCATGTGAGCCAATTTTTGCACCACTTCCCCTTGTCGTCTCACCTGTCGACAGTTACGTTTACTCGTTATTTAAGATTAAAGATCGATTCATGACGCTCTTCTTCATTAAACCTACCTTGGGGGATGGCATGAAGAATAAACTATTGAGGTTTCTGTGATCAAAAAGAACCTGCTCTTTTTCGATGATGTATTTGCTGAAAAGCGGCGATACTTCATCCCCAAAAAGGCTTTGATTGTCCTTCCATATTTGTCGTTTGACTTCTGTATCCGCGCTGCTGTATAACTCTTTTTCGCGCACCAAAACTCTCAGATATTTGTCGTCTATGTGAGGGGTATTGCGTAGAATGCACATCACGACGGGTCTGAGAGCGGCAACGCGAACCGCTGAGAAACTCTTGGATAACAAATCTTTGAGTCTTTTGTCATGATGAGAGTTACCACCGCCGCTCTTTTCACTTCTTTCCATGCCAATCTCGTTGATTCGTTTAACTAGTTTCTCTCCGAGTTCCTCGAGAACGGATGCGTGGAAATCGAGTCTGCGGACACCGTGAAGATCGAGCAGGGGCAACATTGGTCGCAGGGAAGGCAAGAGAACTCCGTTTTccaattgaaattcttcaattgCTTTGAGAGGATCGGTACAGCTCGTAAGAGCGTCGCGTAGAAATATTTGACCGGGAATTCCCAGATCTTCGAGTCCGTCACCGCTCGTTCCACCACCCCCATTATTCCGCGTTACACTCATGATTTTGTTAAACACTTTTCATGCGATGCATTatattcaagaaaaataatgtaaacaGCGATCGTTGTAGTATTTCGGTTAACTGCTTGGTCGTTTGTTTACATGCTCCGAGCATTCAATGAGGTTAGAAAGCTTTTCCAGATTCTTTCAACTCGTAGATCGTGGAGGACAAAAATTCTTCTTTTATACGTCTCCTTTGCTCGTTGCTCCAACGAGCTCCAACCATATACTTGGATATATTGACACTGGCCGAGTGTACTGTATGTATACCGGTACATCTTATATATCACATCACTGATCTATTATTATCGCCTCCTCTTACCTTTACCATCATCCATCATCCTTCACGTCTTGtgtggtgtgtgtgtgtgtgtgtgtgtgctgtGTCGTTGTCAGTTCAGCATCATCAGTATAGTCAGTCAGTCAGTCAGTCAGTTAGCGCTATTCCACCTCTGTGAACTCGGCTGACTGATTTTGGATTTCTGCATCCCGCCGCCGATCCCgccatatttatttattattcatcatcgtcctcctcgtcctcctcctccttcctcctccttctcctctttcaaatctatttctTCCCTCCTCCCTCCTTCTTCCGCCCGCCATTAAGCAGCTACCTCTTTGAATTTTACCACGTAATGTACCAATAATACAAATATTTTGGTAGATGACGTTTCGTCGTCGCGCAGTTGGGGGTTATAAATGCGATTATAAACGCTAGTTTCGATATAGGCAAAACTAATTTATTTGCATGTGgtacacacgcacgcacacacacactcatatatatatatatatatatatacatatatttaaatAACTATATAAACGAGTTATTGAATAAGATATAATTCTGTGAAATACAGGGTTTTGAAGAATATAGTGTCAAGATGGAGAGCATATTTCACGAAAAGGTAATGTGGAACGTTGATGCATGCACGCAGTACTGACGAaatacgaatcgcaaattttgaCCAACCATTAATATGTATTATACAAATTCTAGTATACATAAACAGATATTACGACTCGATGATTTATATTTTCAGCAAGAGGGTTATTTGTGCGCTCAACACTGCTTAAATGCTCTTCTCCAAGGTTCCTATTTCAATGCTGTTGATCTTGCGAATCTTGCTCATCAAATGGACGAAGAGGAGAGAATCAGAATGGCAGAATCTGGGGTAGAGAGCGAGGATTATCAAAGATTTCTCCAGGTAAGATTTTTCATAAGGAAACTCTTGCGACTTTGAGTGTCTTTGGATAATCCATCATTGGAGATTTGGTGCGACATGTGCATTCGATTTCTTCATCTTGCTTATAATCTTTTTTTGATTTGTGGGAAATGTAGAGAACACGTCATAGACCCTATTGAGTTTTTCAAACACCTCAGGTGGatgcaattttcaaaaaaatttctcctaTCGCGTTCATTGTTCCATGAATATTcaattccattttatttttgtcatgcAATCTATGAATTGTCGAACGAGAAGATTcttttttgttgataatttatttttacagtGAAAATTAAATAGGAAAGAAACCCTCGCTATATTCCCTCTAATGACTATGCCTCACGTTTGTCTTTTTCATGCGCGTTATCGATTGGTTTAATGTTAATGTTACATATATTTAGCAACCGTCAGGAAATATGGATGACAGTGGTTACTTTTCGGTACAAGTGATAAGCAGCGCTCTCAAAGTCTGGGGTCTCGAACTTGTCCCATACAATGGAACGGAGCCGATAGCCCTTGCCGCCCAGAACGACCCCGCGTGAGTTATTTCATACGTAATCTAACCCTTATTTCACTTTGAAACTCTTTGTTACAACGGTTACTATAGCAAGCATTTTGTTACTATGCactttcaattattcattatttctgtCAGTCAGATGCAGGCTTATATTTGTAACTACAAGGGTCACTGGTTCACCATAAGGAAAATAGGCAATCAATGGTTCAACTTGAATTCGGTGCTGGGCGGGCCACAATTAGTTTCGGATACTTATCTAGCCATGTACTTGGCTCAACTACTCCAGGAaggttcg includes the following:
- the NELF-B gene encoding negative elongation factor B, producing MSVTRNNGGGGTSGDGLEDLGIPGQIFLRDALTSCTDPLKAIEEFQLENGVLLPSLRPMLPLLDLHGVRRLDFHASVLEELGEKLVKRINEIGMERSEKSGGGNSHHDKRLKDLLSKSFSAVRVAALRPVVMCILRNTPHIDDKYLRVLVREKELYSSADTEVKRQIWKDNQSLFGDEVSPLFSKYIIEKEQVLFDHRNLNSLFFMPSPKVRRQGEVVQKLAHMIGHSVKLYDMVLQFLRTLFLRTKNIHYCTLRAELLMALHDLEIQDIISVDPCHKFTWCLDACIREKNVDVKRSRELQGFLDSIRRGQEQVLGDLSMTLCDPYAVNFLASSAVKIALHLINGESMPRDNPVLILLLRMLALGLSAWQMIESQDFKEPKLDAQIVTKFLPALMSLMVDDQIRQLNSKLPPDERASAIAIIEHSGPPPDACQAYSQLSGVAAVLSMYYSLHVGGVAGGVSAAAAGAATGGGIHSNQSGKARGDARGLMRVLATLPNCQAQRAFEDPFLHTLVSLLILNMADEFSNESFCTVIFDEFFLAGLGRDNVTRHLLKLLWYIYPKLPPARLHSLVKALQPTSQHNEAVHSLYQALNEKIGNRGKEDASSSPLQHERLGLDSPNSPLKGVTNIGTQGTST